The sequence CAAGCCCCATGCAAATCCAAAGCTCTATCACTGACCCTGCAAATGGTGGCAGAATCAACACTGCATGGCATCAATGAAACAACTGGGAAACAACTGGGATCACAGCCCATGGATTTTTGGGGGCATAATATAAAAATACTCGATAAGTGACAAATGAGCACATGAAACATTTCAATCTTCTGTCTTTGGATAATACATTTCTCTTGCAGTTTAATATGCAAACTGAAGCTCTTTATCGGACtagttattttttattcattcttaggatgtgggcatcgctggcaaggcccatccctaattgcccttgagaaggtagtggtgagccgccttcttgaaccattgcattccgtgtggcgaaggtactctcACCATGCTGTTAGTGAGGGAATGTCAGGATTTTGattcagtgacgatgaaggaacggcgatgtaattccaagtcagcatggtgtataacttggaggggaattggtGTCCTGTACTATGCCTCCACCCCTTTACAAGGCAGGTGACCTGTTGTGTTGCAGCATTCACAATTCCCTTGTATTTCTATGCTTACTTACAGGGTACGATTTGCTGATGAACTTTACATAGGTCCTGGAGGCAGTGGAAATGCTAGCTTCTGACAGGATGAGAGCAACAGTTCACACACCTTACCCATTCAGTGTCTTCTGTTTATTCTGAATAATGTAAAGCTGTTTTAATGCCAGTACTGTATACATTGTGACCATACTTTATTTTGTATTTTGGTTATGGACATCCTTCAAACAATGTTTTAGAAATACAGAGAATTTGTTGAAAGTAAGGAATATGCAAGTGAGGTACAGAGTATCTCTGGAATCTGCAACCTGTCAGTATAACAAGTAAATCTGTGCATTATTATAAGTTACATCAAGTAGCCATTTTATATATAAAGCATGAGATTTCTTTTTCCCACCTTGACAAGACAAAAATATATACAAAACATAAAATGTACTGTTGCACTTTCAACGTGAGATTTTCTGATCTAGATAAGGCTAAACAGGAAAATTGAGTACAAGTGACCTTGCTCCCTTTAACTCCCCATGGTTCAGAAATGTATTTTTTCAcccattgtaaaaaaaaaagtttttttttttaattaacttttGCAGTAGAAAAAATATTTTGAAAGGATTTATTTTTATTACAACATTGGCTCCGAAGCAACTACGTAAAAAAATAAAAAGCTAGCAGTGCATTGCTCTGTTAAAAAATAAGGATTAACTGGTTGTTAATTGTGGTCAATAGGTCCTTGCATTTTGGATCTAAAGGAATGTACTGCATTGTATAATGTAACACTGTCCAATTCAATAAATGCTCAgtttatttttcttttaaaaggGGAATAAATAATCGCATGAGAGGTTATTGTGTGCTGTTCCACAAAAATGCTTACTTTCACAGACAAATTGCTTGGTCACTGTATTTGTTTAAATTACAACAAAAAAACAGCATTTgctcattaaaaaaaacacaatcatTTCAGTCTTTTGTATCCAGAAGTACATTAAAGTGGTAAAAAGCGGTCGTTAATTCACAAAAGGGTTACTCGTCACTTCCGTAACAATTCATAACCAAAGAGAAGACCTCAAAGGCAGCACGAACACAAAGGTCACAGGGTCATTTTTACCTGAAATTAAAATGATTCACATGATTTTTAAAAACATGTTCAACTTTCATAGCTGTTTATTGTTTCATAAAAGCTTTGTTTCTTTAATGTATTGGTAGTTTATCTGCAAAAAAAAAGAGGGGGGTGGGAATGAGAAGGTTTCAAGGATGTAACATGATTTAAATTCAAGGCACATACATGATACACCAAGAGGGTGCAAGATAATGAACTTTGGTTCCTTGCACTATGGAAAATTTGGAACAAAAAGAAAGTTAAATCAAAATATTTTGACACTGTCATTTACATAAACATGTACTGACATCTGTATTACAAAAGTAGTGGCTGATTTTAATACATTTGATTTTTAAGCATTCTTGCGGTAGGCATTTTCTTAAAAATTGAAGCTGGGTTTTGATTATTATTCTGTTCTCCTTGGATGTAATGCCTGTTTACCAGTATTGCTTATTCCCAAAACTGGCTCAACTTCAGAGCTGTCTGTTGCCAAGTGGAGCTTACAAAGAATGAACATCTCAGTGGGGGCGACATTTGTGTGGATTAATCGAATTGAATCGATTAAACGTATAATCATCAGAAACTTAAGTGAACAGCTAATCCTTCAGTTGTCATTAACATCAGTATGTCCAAGATAAGGTACTGTGTCAATATTTACCTATTATCATTCAGACATTGTACAGAATACTGTTAATACAGTGAGCTTATGATCGCCACTAAAATGGAGTCTCATTCTTCACTTAACAAGCTGTCCTTTGTGTCAGCTAAATGGGATAGTGTGGCACACAGCCCTAAGTGTTGGAGCTCTGGCAGTGACGCCATGGAATGGTACGTGGGTAAGGTTGTGCTTCTGCATGGCGAGTTCCTGATCTCGGTCATGCCATGGTGGAGTTTACACCCTCCCCTCGGGCTGCCCTCATGTACGTCCGTCTCATGTGGCTGCCAAACACAGCAGAGCTGGCAGAGGGTCAAGGGGGAGGAAGCAGATCATCCTTCTCGTGGCATGGAaggcacagggagacagagagagacaaatggGAGAACAGAACAAATACCCTTGGTTAAAAGTATAAAAGGTAATGTTGGGGGGGGGCTCTCTGGACAGTCCATTGATGATTTGGCCGACCATCTTATAAGACCAAACCAGCCAATCTGAATGATCTGGGTATGAGTCATTCGGTGCAACAGCAACATGTCTCTGTGAAAGGTATCATCTGCACGCTAAACTAAGAAGTGGTGCCATTTTTGTGAAAACGCAATGTAGCTAAACATTCAGGTAATTGTTCCAACAATTAATTGGTGTATCTGATTATAAAAATAATTGGGCGCCACAGCTGTAGCCCATTCATCTGTGCGAAAAGTGTGAAATGTAACAAATGGCTTCCATTTGAACGGAGGAGGTGCAAAAGTTTCACATTACCTGTGAGGACCCTATGGAATGCTGATCAGTTCATGTCATTTTATTACAATTTCGATCTTCCCATATGATTATTTTCATAGGCACCGAGTTGGTCAGGGAACTGTCATCCTAATTCTCCATTGTTGTCATGGTTAGGTAGCTCGGGGCCAAAGTGCTCTTAACCTCTTTTCTAAATGTTCCTCAAAAAACTACCTAATCTCCAAAAAAATCACAAACGTTTAACAAATCAAAAATGAGGAGTGTGCACTCTTTGAATGAATTACTTTATGTTATTTGAGAATAAACCTTTAATTTCCATTAATCGACAACTGTGCTATAAGCTGCCCTTGCAGCAAAGGCATTCCACGTGAATTTGCTCCTCGTTATTATGAATCTACCATGTTCTTCAAATGTATTACATATTGACATTTGCAGAGTTCGAATTCTAACAAACTGTGTGATGTAATCATTGTTTGGGTAAATCTAATCACAGCATTAAATAAAAAGGAAGGTTGGAGCTTATCTGGAGTTTTAAGGAGATCGCTGCTATAAGCCAATTCACATTATATAGTACGTACAGTGTACGGTAAGTACTGGTCAGTAAATTGAAGCATCAGATTAAGCTCCTGAAGTGGCTTATTACATAGATGTGTGAAGTGGATTTCAGTCATGGAGACCAGAGGGTCCCAGGTTCAACTTCCAGTCCGGGCTGAATTACTTGGTCCTAGCCGGGCCATAAGTTAGGGTGCTGAAAATGGCCACAGTGCTCCTGGATGAAAGATGGAGGAGAAAAAGATCATCTAAAGTTACCACTCCTGATTGCTatgcagtgacccctgctggaatgcAGGTGGATGTCAAGCTCAGCTGTACTGCCCTTCGAGGCCGTATGCCAGCACTCACATTTTAGGCCTGAAGGGGCAAGGTACGGGTATATAGCACAGCAAAATGCAAACGCCTGCAAGAAAGGAAGGTGAGAAAACCGGGGGGGGAGCTGTGGGGGAGAAGGAAGTGGAAAGATCAGACTGTTAGTCTTTGTTGATTTCTAAATTAAGTGTCAGTGTGACTGTTCAGAAGATGTTTTAAACCCCAATTGTGAAGCTATGTCATTAAATGCCACCATatggtaaaaaaaaacatttcatttATGAACATAGGCCTTGATTGTACAGCAACAACTATACATcttacttaatttttttttaaatcacttgacTGCATTACAAAATTGTTGCTACTTATTTTTTGTAATAGAAAAGATAGCAATTTTTTTTACACTGTATAAATTACACAGTCGGCAGACGCAATCTGTCTGGACAATATTTCACAAATATATTCTAGAAAGTCCTATAACTGAAGGGTCTTTGCACTGCGTGGTCATGTGTGACATTGTTCCAAATCTGGAGCCCCACTCGTACAGTATCTGCTGTTGCTTCTGGTGTGGCAGTCTGTATAACTAATCGCTCCATTTGGAGGATATATCGACTGCAGTCTAAAATCCTCCTTAAGCATTTGTTCATTATTTAGCGAGACTATGTGAAAACTGGTCTCAGTCATTTCAAGAATTGTGTTATCCTTTTTTGTCCCAGCCTCGCAGTAGTCGTCTTTCCTCCGACCACGATTGTACTTCCACGAGTGTGAATTGTATTTCCCCTTTTTGTGCATGTGCCAGCAGAAAATGCTGAGCAGGGCAACCAGCACAATGATCACCGCGCCCCCTATCAGCCCCGCCAACAGTAAAGGGGAGTTCAGGTCCTGCTGGGTCGCCTGTTCGGGACTCGAGGCCATGTTAGTATTAAAAGACGACGACTTTGTGGTGACTTCCGAGCAAGCTGTATCATCCTCGGGGTGAAAGTTATTCGAGGCGTCCAGCAGGACCATGCAAATCCTGTAGGTGGATTTGGGCTCCAAGTTCAGCACGCTCAGCTGCTCCGTGTCCCCGCTAACTATCCTTTCGTGCACAATGCCACCGACTGAACTGTGGCCTAGTTTTACCCACGTGATTCTGTATTTGGTCACCGCAAAGATGGCCAGCCAACTGATTTGAATGCACGTGTCATTCACAAACTGAACAGTCATTCGCAATTGGCCAACTGGCAAAGAGTCTGTGAATTCTTTGTCTCCCGTAGGCACAAGAGCAGTCGACCCCGGTGCGAAGGGAAGAATGGAAGAGTTGGCAGCAGGAATAAAAGTAGTAGAAATGACAGTAGCCACGACAGAAggcaggggggcaggggggaggggtgtgCCGTGGGGGGCAGCGGTAGCAGTTGGACAGGATACTAGATTTATATTCAGATCTCTTATAGCCATTCCTCTGACTTTGTCGGGCCCCTGACACATCAGCCCACGCACATTGATAGAAAATGAAAGTGACTGCAGCCATTTGGTCACCCATTTTATGTTGCAGTCGCAATACCAGGGATTATTCCTCAAAAGAATCTGTTTCAAACTGGTCATACCATCGAATGCACCTTTCACCAGCCTCCGGAGCTGGTTGCTGGAAAGATCCAGCCTCTCGAGCTGTTTCAGTTGCGTGAAGGCGGTGACTGGAATCTGACTGATTTGGTTCTCCTGCAAACTGAGTTTCACCAAATTGCCACCTGGAAGGTTCGGCGGGGGCACGGTGAGAGAATTCCGCACCAGCGAGAGCTCCGTTAGCTTCGCCAGCTGCTCCAGGGCACCCTCAGAAATTCCGTTGTCGGTCAGGAGGTTCCCATCCAAGACCAAGCGCTGAAGAAGAGTCAGATTGCGAAAGGATAGCTCGGACACAATGGATATCCGGTTCTCGTCTAGCCGCAGCTCCTCCAGCCCCAAGGGTAGCCCAATCGGCACGCTGCTCAAGTGGTTCCTGGACAGGAACAGCAGCTTAAGGTTGGCAGCTTCTCGGAAAGCGCCATCCTCGATGCCAACGGTAGAGATGGAGTTGTCATCCAGATGGAGCTTTTCAAGTTTTTGCAACTGGCTGAGGGCTTCCCTGGAGACGGTCTGGATATTATTCTCCTGCAAGTGGAGCTCCTTCATGTTTTTTGGTAGATTCACAGGGAACTCATCCAGTTCATTGCCGTACAAGTACACTGTTTGAACAGAGAGCACATTTCGCAAGTCAAGAGGAAATCCAGCATTGTTGATGATGTTGTTTTGGAGGTAGAGAATAACGGCGCCCTCTGGTATCCCAGCAGGCACTGATGTCAAGCCACGGTCATTACAGTAAACAAATTTCTTATCACAACGACACTCCGAAGGACAAAAATCTGCCCCAGTTATTTGTGCGCTCAGTCCCAATAGAAGCATAATCCATAAATGCAATAAAGTAATCCAGTCCATGAAACAGACTCTGGTCCGTGACACTCCCATCACTCTAACAATTAAGGAATTCTAAATTGTaaaacagcaggcggttaaaaaatccACAAAGCCAGTGACAGCTCCTGTGAATGTAAAGCCGGTATTTGCTTCATCCAAACGCTTGGGAGGAGAAACGGTATATGTGCCTGGTGAGAATAATCCTTGCGTGCGGTTTTTTTTATGCCTTAATAGAGGAAGCAGCAATTTGTTAACTAGAGTCACTCGCTGCAAATTTTTCCATCTAAACCAGGACACTCGGTGATAACTAAAGCACATCACATACTGCTTTCGCTGGTGATTGGCAATTTGAAATCGCACATATACACGCACGCACACAGCCCAGCCGCACCATTCAGTGGGTTTATTAAATCTGGAGTCCCTTCGTCACACACTGCTGCTCCAAGTCAGAACGGGGGTGTCATCTCAGCTCGCCTGGTACATCTAGAATCCTATTCCATTAAAAGAAAACACACACAAGAAATAAATGAGCAGTTCATTTGGATTCACATACTCTCGGAGCAGCATTTTTCAACCTAGAGCTGCCTCTGCTGGAGAAATCTATGGGCTGTCACTATACCATTAACTGCCTTCAGCTTACTCCATGCCAGTTAATAAAATAAGACTATTAAAAACCCAGTACTGAAGAGAAAGAGAGCAAACACCAACACAACCCTGAGACTGCTTAAGCTTTAAGTGGTGACTGTGATCATTGGTATTGGTGATGGATATGACCATCAGATAATAAAAAATTTAAATCAGGTTGCAATATAAATTTTTgactgttttttttaaagaaatgaaaCAGAATTTACAACCACCTTTACGTTGCTGTCCGATTCTGTGTCTCGGTCATCCTCTGCCTCTGCTCTCCTTCACGGTTTTGCTGGTTTGATGGCTAATCTTGCTTTAGACAGTGTAGCACAGTTCCAGTAGTTGGTGTGCAGGTTGACTTGTACTCCACTCGGCTTCTGTCATCACCGAACAGCGTCTCTGCTCAGCCCAGCGGAAGGCTCTGCTTCACCAGTCTGACCAtgctttgattctctctctctcttcctttttagCTCTCCTCAAAGCACCGGAGCCCCTCAAGTGTCGCCTCTGCCGCGGTCCCGCTTCTAGAGACGAGAGGGTGTATGCGTTAGGCAACAACCACACAATCCACAGCCACTTATTACTCTTTCTGTGCCCCAGTCTGTATTCCTAGTTCACACAGTGATATGCCTGTAATGATGAGTCTGACCAGACTGTTTATTGCTAATGTAAGTCTTCCCTTTTCCTCTTAAAACCCCTGGGAGATGTTTACAGTAATGAATTCAGCTGAtagcgattctctctctctctctctcacacacacacacacagaccctcccctctctctctctctctcttcatgtgAGGAAGGTTTCTCCGCTCCAGCAACAAAGCTTCCCCTGGCAGCAGCCGAATGCCCGAGCTCTTCAATACCTCTCTGTCCAGTCCTACCTTTGACAAACTGTGGAGTTGTTCGATAAACCCGTCACTTTTGCTGGTATTATATTGTATCTCCCCGGCTCCCCTCTTCTCCTTTCTTTCCTCTGGCAAAAGTGCCAGTAAAAGCCCCCTTTCAGTTTTGCCTGACCTTCAGCTTGCCTAGAAATATAATGAGCCCCAGCAGTAAAATAGCCAATGGGACTATTTACAATATGGCTCCAGCTGGACAATCTTTCTTTTAAATTACAAACTTAAGAGTTgcgcaaggcttcttcggcagccagCTACAATCTGACGCTCCCTGAACTGGTAACACACGAAAGTATTAAACGGATGCTTGCAGTTAACCCCCTGCGCCCCCACAACAAAAAGTTGATTGTGAATTGGCCGATTGATTTGCCTTTATCAATCGCTGATCATTATTCAGCAGAGGACGCGGGGGCTGCTGGCCGATTGCAATGCAGCGGGGGACTATTATTCGCCAGCCTGTACAGAAAGCATTCATTGTGATCAAATCAAGCATTTAGCGGTGTTTCATTTCTCAAGGACTTGACCGGGTGATACTTATTGCATGTGGCCCGAAAGATCGCCTTGCACTTTTAAGTGCACAACAGGAAAATATCCAACAGTTCCCCCACAAATGTCCTCGTCTCTGACCCCTTTCGTGGTCACGGGAAGGCTCTGGCACTGTCTCCTTATTATAAGTCATTCCCGGGCTGGTTATTCGGCGAGCTCCATTAATCGAGAGGAATCTTAATTTTTCCTGTATCGTTTGGACGTATTTGTTCAAATATTTAAATTCCATGCAAGCGAAAGGTTAGATCAGCCTTCAGAACTGCAGGGGACATTTGTGCCTTTTCAATATGCATTTCTCACAACATAATATGCAGCAGCTTTTAAGAAAGTGCTGTAGCCTGAAAGTGAACCATGCTTAACATCCTATATCACCTGAAGGGATGACAATAAACTCGCGAGTTGCTGTCCTCGGGGTGAGATCCCAGTGACTGGAGCAGTTCTCCAACCTCGCACGAGAACAGCGGGATTCTTGCCACGTAAACGCCTCGAATCTCCGCTTTAGTTATTTTGTTCCTGCTTATTCCAGATTAGGGACACATTTAAACTCCCTATCCGTCGCCCTTGCAAGTGTCTTCCGGTACAAATGCGTGCAGCCTGTTTTTTTTGAAAAGAACCCCCTGTCAAGGCAGCAGGGCAGCGCTAGGGTTAACGTGTTGTGCACACCGTTGACAAGTGACAGAGGCAGATGCTGGGCTGTGCCTGCCTGGCCGCACATGCAGCAGGTTGTAGCAAGGTGGCAGTACTGCACAGGGAGAGCCGGCCAGTCACTTGTGCACCCAACTGGCTCCAACCGAAGGCGCTGCAAACCGCAGCTGTCGTAATGATTTGAATCTTATCAACCaaccaaacacacaaaaaaaaaatacattGACATGCCGCACACACAGAGAGACAACGTGCCTAAGAACAGAAGTGCTTAATAAGCACGATCAAACACCGAGACTTGATTGTGAGAGAGGGAAAAGGCATAAAGGAGAGAGGGGGTAGATCTCATTGATAATATTGATAGTTCGTTTTTTAAATAAAGATGTTGGTGAATTTAGTGTGGCGATTCTAATATGCACTTAGGTGTGAAAATGCCTCTTTAAGGGTTAATAATGTTTTTGTTTTACAAAGCCAGGTTGCTTCGTGGAGAGATTCACTGTTTAATTTGTGCTCCACCTCTGGCTGGCGatgctgaatcttcttctgcactaGAAGCACCAGCCCGAAGGCAGTTTCCCTGTGTTAGAAT is a genomic window of Pristiophorus japonicus isolate sPriJap1 chromosome 4, sPriJap1.hap1, whole genome shotgun sequence containing:
- the LOC139263449 gene encoding leucine-rich repeat transmembrane protein FLRT2; the protein is MGVSRTRVCFMDWITLLHLWIMLLLGLSAQITGADFCPSECRCDKKFVYCNDRGLTSVPAGIPEGAVILYLQNNIINNAGFPLDLRNVLSVQTVYLYGNELDEFPVNLPKNMKELHLQENNIQTVSREALSQLQKLEKLHLDDNSISTVGIEDGAFREAANLKLLFLSRNHLSSVPIGLPLGLEELRLDENRISIVSELSFRNLTLLQRLVLDGNLLTDNGISEGALEQLAKLTELSLVRNSLTVPPPNLPGGNLVKLSLQENQISQIPVTAFTQLKQLERLDLSSNQLRRLVKGAFDGMTSLKQILLRNNPWYCDCNIKWVTKWLQSLSFSINVRGLMCQGPDKVRGMAIRDLNINLVSCPTATAAPHGTPLPPAPLPSVVATVISTTFIPAANSSILPFAPGSTALVPTGDKEFTDSLPVGQLRMTVQFVNDTCIQISWLAIFAVTKYRITWVKLGHSSVGGIVHERIVSGDTEQLSVLNLEPKSTYRICMVLLDASNNFHPEDDTACSEVTTKSSSFNTNMASSPEQATQQDLNSPLLLAGLIGGAVIIVLVALLSIFCWHMHKKGKYNSHSWKYNRGRRKDDYCEAGTKKDNTILEMTETSFHIVSLNNEQMLKEDFRLQSIYPPNGAISYTDCHTRSNSRYCTSGAPDLEQCHT